The Capsicum annuum cultivar UCD-10X-F1 chromosome 3, UCD10Xv1.1, whole genome shotgun sequence genomic sequence acCTACGCCAACGTATTTCAAGCTAAATATACGAAACTTACACTCAGAATACAGGTACATACACGCCTAATGGTAGTCGATCAAAGCTGTTTAGTCCAGTCAAAAGGCTCCCACTGTCTGGCAAAACTAGCAACAGCTTCTCTCTGTGTGTCAACTGATTCACGCCTCTGGCGCTGATGCATGTCTTCAGCTGGCAACTTCAGCATCCCTCTTATCACATTGAGGCCAAAACTGCTACTGAACTGTTTTTCATCGTCAATTACATGAACGAACCCCTTGTTTAAGCCAAATTCAACATGGAAGTAGGGAAAATCCTTAGGGATTGAAGCCCGTAAACCTTTTACACTTGTATCTATGAGCTTCTTAGCATTGTGTTGACTCCACTCATCTTCGGCTTCATCAATAGCCTACAGCGGATATTTGTTATGAGCAACATTGCTTCAAATATACACAACACCAAATAGGagtaaaagagagagaaaagaaccAAGTATGAACACGCATGCCAGAACCACCTTGAGTATTTCTAAGACaatgtctatatttgtttttgGAGCTATTTTTTGCGCCAAACAAATCCTAAGTGACTCAATTCTGAATATCTAACAGGTCTATTAAAAGCCAAAAGACAAAATCTATGTATTCTTTCAGAGCAATACATAAGCAATAGTTCATAAGAAAAGATGCAATTGAAAGAACATTAGTTTCCAAATACGCCCAGCCACATCCTATAACCTCCTTTTATGACCAAGAAATCCCCGAGGGTCAAAAGGTTCAAGGTTCAAAATTTGGTGGATAATAGGCTTGCACCCCCACCCTTCTGCACTTGTATAAAAGCCTTATGTAAGCAGAGGGGTTCGAACACTTAAAACACACCTCTCCCACACATCACCTGTTATGCTCATACCACTAGATCAAATCCCTGGGGCATTTAACATGTTCTAGCACATCCTATGATTTGTTAATAGTAGAAGACCAAGAAACGAGACACTACCCACTATAACGACAGTTCATATTTCACAGTTCTAGACCAAATCctaatcatatttgaaaatagtCCAACTGGTAACCTTTCAGATGCTTTATCAAAAATCCCTTCATATCACATTTATGGAAGACTATGTGACCTCATATTTCTTAATTCCTACTCGTTCCAAAGTAGATTTGATAGACAGTGCTACAAAAATAAAACGGATAACACAAGATGGTTTTGCAAACCTTCTTAAAGTACAAGGGTGCTTGCTTTGCAACATCCTTGGGCAAAGGAATGCACTCAACCAAACAATGCCGCTTCTGCCGGCCCAAACTCATCACAGTCTCGAGAAAGACGAGATCCTTCTCTTGCTTTGCAAACACCATAATGAGGCATTTCTTGAAGTTCCTAAACTCCTCCCACACATTATCATCCAAAGACCTTGTAGCTGATTCATGCTGTTCCGAGAGAAAGCAATGGTCAGGATGACGAAAAACACCAAAGGTTGTTCTATAACAAGATTTTTGGCAGCAATAACATCCTGAAGAATCTACCACAAAAGAAGATACTTTTTTTGTAATATAAATGATATCATcctttttaaagtcaaattaagaaacttctgatataaATGATCTCTTGAAATGCTGAAAGGCAGACAAATGAAATAGGAGCTCGGCACTGCTAATAAGACACTACTCATGGAGATCTACCACACTAAAGATTATTTCTCTGAAAATCATTTAATTGGCTAATTGTACAGTtcacaaaaatataacaaaaatatgaCCAGAGAGCTGAAAGTCACCTGCATTGTCAAGATGCAGCAATGACCTGGGGCAATCGGCCGCCATACTGGCAATGATAAGTAACTGAAGTTTGCAATGGCAACCACCAGGTGCTTTGGTCTTGTTGGATTCTCAAAGCAGAATTGGCATCTCTCCTGCTGAGTCAAAATGCGCCTTGCATGATTAGCAGTCTCAAGAGATTTCTGATTCTCCCCGCCTCCTTTCTTCCTGGACTTCTTCCTCGGCCCACCATCATAATCATACTCATCATCTGCCTGACCATACGTAGTATACTTTTTGTTTTGCACTATCTTCTGGGCGAGATGCACATCGGCATCCTCCATTTTATTCTTTTGCCGAGCAGATAGGTCATGCATCACATATCTAAACAAAGGATTAAAGCCAGTACACTTGGTCACTGTAGGTATCGAAaccaaagaaaaatggaaaaaaaaaacacCATTTCCCAAGTCAAGCAAGCCCCAACTGAACATTCAAATCGAAAAAACACCTGCTTGTGCTCCCATCAATCCGTGGTCTACTCGACACATCATTAGCAGTTTGTTTAATTTTCATCTCCTCCGCCTCTTTCTGGAAAAAGAAAGTTACAAATTGTAAGTTGATTGCAACCATTGAACCCTAAGCAGTCAACTCAAGATTAAGTGTCATTGTGACTTATATTAAAGCTCCACACTTTACTTGCTTACACAAACCGCAAGCTCCAAGCATGGAGATGTTTTTCCTTCGTCACTAGCTTTTTGAAGGGACGAAGGAAGCAAGATATTCATTCTGTTAAAACAATCAATTCAGAAAATTATACTAGCTAGAAATTAGATCTAGGAGACCAGGAGATATCAAAAAATTTGGCACCTAGGACCAATATATAACAGATGACACATTACATACTCTTGATATGTTTCAAAAGGCCTGCAACATCAAATATCATTGATGTCACTTGAAATACGCATGGCCTTGACTAACCGTCATGATGTTTTAAATGATCTATAAAAGAGAGTGAATTTATTGCTCACCAGAAGTTTTTCTGCTTCATCGTGCATCCCTTTCATTCGAAGCTGCATCACTTTTGCTGCTAATTGATTTGCAGTCAAGGCTGGTTTGATATTTGTTGCATCTTCACTTGTTTTCTCATATACAGGTAAATCTGGTTTCAATTCCAAGATTCCTGGCTTCAGATTTGAAGAATCGGGAGCATGGCTAGAATCACCACTCTTTTCAAGCATAAATTCACGCATAAAATTTCCATCATTGGAGAATTTATTTACACTAGAAATTGCCGTGGCAATAAGCCCTGCATCTGCATTGGATAtggtattatttttctctttgcgCCATGATAAAGAATCTTTAAGGTTAGTGGGCATTCGCATCTTAGAACGACCAGGGGATGTCTCCTGCAAGCACATGTTTATGAGACAATTGACACCAATAAAGCATAGGTTAAAAATAGCCAAATTGTCATTTCCTTTTTACTAAAGCAAACAGCACAGCTTCCTTCTGAATTTATAAGAAGCAAGATCAGATTCTTAGATATCAGACTACTACACAACAACAAGATCATACGCAGTGTGTTCCCGCAAAATGGGGtttagggagggtagagtgtatgcagaccttacctctacctcagaggtgaggtagagaggttgcttccaatagacccttggctcaagacAAAAACAATCTAGAAAAAGATGTAATGGAAGTACAAGAGAAAATATCAGACTACACTATTAAGAAAAAAGCCAGCattaatttaacaaaaattgATATTCAAAAGTCATTATTCCCAAGCACTAAAATCACAAATATGCAAGCACACACTGTAAAGAATAACCAAAGCAAGTAATTCCGTCCTATAGTAAATTCACCAACTCTTATCCAACATTACCTTTCTAGAATAAGTCTGATTTCTTTTATCCGAAAGAGCTTCCTTGTCATCCATTACTCCTTGCCTCCTATCTTTGATAGCATGAAGATGAGCACGGGTTGGTGCAGCTTTACCGGAAGACACAGAAATAGCAAGCTGACTAAGTGATCCCCAGCGTTCTGCTGCTACCTGTAAATGTGATAGTTAGAAAGTGACTGCAGTAGACGTGCAAGACAACCACTGAAATGCCAACCTCATCAAGCTTCCGCCCTTCACGATCTGCTTGTTCTTGCGCTCGTCTCAAGGCTTTAAGCCTCCAACTTGCACCTCCATCGCCAACAGCAGCAGTAGACAGAAGTTGGCTACCACCACTTCTTGTGCCTTCATCATCAGGATAACCGCTTCCACCATCCTTCAGATATGGGTTCAGTTCTCTGGGATTTACTTTTGTCACCTAAAACAAGAAACATACAGGTGCCAATCTGGTTCAGTAAGTACATGACAATATCAAGCAGTGTGAGAAGTACCCTTACTACTTCATATCCCTTCAGTCAATTGAACATGAGTATCAGCACTAGGTATAATAAAGATTCAGGAGGTTCAGTCACTATGCATTCAAAATAAATCATTTGATACATTGGAATAAAGACATTACTTAATTAACAAACAAATGGAAGAATCCCAAAAGATTGGATGAAAAGCAAATTATAGCATGATGGCTTTTTCAACGTGAACAATATATGTCGTCAACTAGCTAGCTTTTGCATTGTTAACATGAACAAACTGATTAAagcaaattaaatataaaaaacaaaaggCATAAGGTTTGACAAGCATGCCCACAATATTGTtccacaataaaaa encodes the following:
- the LOC107864616 gene encoding CWF19-like protein 2, with protein sequence MSILSGLKFIPREHVEKEKDESLDDSRKQRRKSGHKKERERKKKIKSRSTSSDDEDLDKIRARSKKKKWYASDEDLSSYSDESGSEDASDYERKSSSRKRSKKRRNKDGKSKERSRSSSPESESEKMKKNKKDRQSHSKGDELPDNLLDNGFDGSESRNDHELVRREMGLDWMLRPKDNVDKIPESVSNCSAEETPAEEVTKVNPRELNPYLKDGGSGYPDDEGTRSGGSQLLSTAAVGDGGASWRLKALRRAQEQADREGRKLDEVAAERWGSLSQLAISVSSGKAAPTRAHLHAIKDRRQGVMDDKEALSDKRNQTYSRKETSPGRSKMRMPTNLKDSLSWRKEKNNTISNADAGLIATAISSVNKFSNDGNFMREFMLEKSGDSSHAPDSSNLKPGILELKPDLPVYEKTSEDATNIKPALTANQLAAKVMQLRMKGMHDEAEKLLKEAEEMKIKQTANDVSSRPRIDGSTSRYVMHDLSARQKNKMEDADVHLAQKIVQNKKYTTYGQADDEYDYDGGPRKKSRKKGGGENQKSLETANHARRILTQQERCQFCFENPTRPKHLVVAIANFSYLSLPVWRPIAPGHCCILTMQHESATRSLDDNVWEEFRNFKKCLIMVFAKQEKDLVFLETVMSLGRQKRHCLVECIPLPKDVAKQAPLYFKKAIDEAEDEWSQHNAKKLIDTSVKGLRASIPKDFPYFHVEFGLNKGFVHVIDDEKQFSSSFGLNVIRGMLKLPAEDMHQRQRRESVDTQREAVASFARQWEPFDWTKQL